In the genome of Kiritimatiellia bacterium, the window GCCGGCGCTTCGACTGCTATCGCTCTCACGCCCGAATTTCGTGCCCGAGTGGGGACGGCCATTCTTGCGAATAGGAAGCCGTTGATCCTGCTTCGCGCAGTGTATTAGATTCACGAACCATGTCGGATGCCGTCACCCAACCGTTGCCGCCGGATTCCGCTCCCACACCGGATGCAGAAGCGCCGGCCCGAGGTCTTTCCTCCGCGTTGACGCCGCCGTTGTCGCCCGAGGAAATACGAGTGCTGGCGTGCCTCGTCGAAAAGCAATGTACGACACCTGAATATTATCCGCTCACCCTCAATGCCTTGGTCGCCGCATGCAACCAGAAAAATAACCGCGACCCTGTGGTGTCGTACACGGAGGACACCGTCTCCCGCGCGTTGGACCGTCTTCGTGATCGCCGGCTCGCTGCTATGGTGTCGGTGGCGGGCGCCCGCGCGCCGAAATTTAAGCACCTTTTTTCGGAAACGTTCGGGCTGGACGAATGCGATACGGCCCTCCTTTGCGAACTCATGTTGCGCGGTCCCCAAACCCCCGGCGAATTGCGCGCCCACTGCGATCGATTCACTCGCATGCCGCCCGTTCCGGAAATTATTTCGGCCCTCGACGCACTGGCTGCGCGGCCTACGCCGCTCGTGGTCCGGCTCCCTCGACAGCCCGGCCAAAAGGAAGCTCGATATGCCCATCTTTTCGGCGCGCCGCCGACAATCGATGAGACGCCTCAGACCGCGGCCCCCACCCCGGCGCCCACCCTTCTCGAGCGGTTGGAACGGCTGGAAGCCGAAGTTGAGTCGCTGCGCCGGGAAATCCGCGAGTTACAGGCCTGTTTGAATCCGCCTTCGACAACGACGAAAATTTCCAGCGGATCCCAATCCCACTGAATCGACCTTGTGTTGCAGCCCTCAATCGCTATAGTCCGCGTTACTAGGAAATAGTCATGCAGCGTCAGTGGTACTACGCGGTACGAGGCGAACAACGCGGCCCCGTTTCCGAAGAGAATCTGATCGAATTAATCCGTCTGAAAAGTCTCTCCGCATCCGACTTGGTTTGGACCGAGGGCATGAGCGATTGGGCAGAGGCGGGCTCGCGCCCTGAGCTGGCTTCGGCCTTTCAGGGACTTTTGGCGAATGCGGCCGTCGGCCAGAGCGT includes:
- a CDS encoding YceH family protein, producing MSDAVTQPLPPDSAPTPDAEAPARGLSSALTPPLSPEEIRVLACLVEKQCTTPEYYPLTLNALVAACNQKNNRDPVVSYTEDTVSRALDRLRDRRLAAMVSVAGARAPKFKHLFSETFGLDECDTALLCELMLRGPQTPGELRAHCDRFTRMPPVPEIISALDALAARPTPLVVRLPRQPGQKEARYAHLFGAPPTIDETPQTAAPTPAPTLLERLERLEAEVESLRREIRELQACLNPPSTTTKISSGSQSH